Within the Mauremys reevesii isolate NIE-2019 linkage group 2, ASM1616193v1, whole genome shotgun sequence genome, the region AGAAACTCCTTAGCGCAGCCACAAGGAACTTTCATTGTACAGGTAACGATATTTATGTAGAACAATGCAAACATATAGGCCTCAATTCTCTGTGCATCTATTTCTCCACTTGAGGCACGAACAGGACAGTGATGGGGCTTAGTCACCTTTGTTGTAGGCCAGCTCTGTGTCTGCCTGGCCCACAAGTAATGAAGTTAAAGCAACCTCAGATATACTCTACTAATTCATATTCCAACTCTATTTTGTGTACTTAATGGTTTAACTTTTTTTAGGATAACAAAACATTACCACAATGCTATCGTATTCTAGCAGCGTGTAGTCTAGCCCAGACAGGGCGGTGTGAGTGGCAATTGAAACTTCTGATCATTTGTTGCCGCTGCCACAAGCTCCTTAGCTGCTCCTGTCTGCAAAAATCCAGCAAACTCGGCACAAGTCATTTTATAGTTGAAGTGTACGAATAGTTCAGCTTTCACCATGTCCATATGGAGTCGATTCCTTTCATCAGCCCACAAGTTCTTCATGACGCTGAAAATGTGCTCCACAAATGCGTTGCCGGGTGGAACAGCAAACACGTGCTGCACAATTCTAAGCAAGTTTGGGGCCTCGCAGCACTTAAAGAGTTCTACCCACACCTCAGAGACATTGATTTGATGGTgacactcctgctgctgctggcaccgTGTCGATTCAGCATCATTTATTGAACTCTTTAGGATTGGTAGCACATCATTCAGTATGCACATTTCTGTAAATAATTCATCTATGTCCACTTGAATGTTCAAGTTTGTAGACAACGCACACAGTTTGTCTAGCTGAAGAGGTTCGTCCAGATTGAGTGGTGCACACAACTTATAGAAAGAGTTTTCGCTGAAATCAAACCACTTTTCCAGGTACTGCAGCATGCGTGTGTAAGCCTGTTGGGCATCGCCAACAAATTTATTCTGCTTATTAATTGGTAGCTTCTTCAAGAATTGTGTCACTTTGTACCCATAGAAGCCTTTCTCTTGTCGATTCTGAATCTCTCTTCTCAGCTTGTTGAATGTGGCATACAGGTCAGTGACCTGAATGTAATCCCTCTCAAGAACCTTTATTGTGTTATTAAATTGGCTCAGAATGTTGTGCACAAAGTAGATGTACAGTTCTGGAAGCGTAATAGTTTCATCATTGGAAACTCTGTCCTCTTGCTCAGCAAGAAAGGCCCATATTGTGCAGCTCACATCTTCCTTGCCTTTATTCACAAAGTAAGATTTGAGTGCTGGCCAATTCTTCAGTAACCTGTCTACGGCAGTGAACATGGTCAGAAAACGTTTAGGTAGCTGGTGTAAGATTTCTGAATATTCTGTCTCCACAAAGTCACAGAATTCTTCAAGTTCACTGATATTCTTTGCGCTGGATGAGAATtcactgaagaccttgatgacaAAGTATTCTACATCGTAAGAGAGCATTTCCAAGCCATGTTTTGCTGTATTGTGCACTATGTGAGCACTGCAATACCCTGGCACAAGGTTTGGTAAATCCAACATTTGTTTTAGGTGCAGAAAAACAGACTTGTTTTCTCCAAAATTGACTGCTCCAAACGCCACAATTTTATTCTGTATCAGACTGGAATTTTGAAGACAACTTCTTAAGTTCTTTGCGATTGCCTCTGATGTTTCCTCTGCATCCTCGAAAAAGTCTATGATAGACATGCAGATTCCCTTATCTTTATTAAAGTAGCGGACAGCAACTGGGAATAATGTTGTGTTCCCTGTATTAGCCGCATCTGTCGCTATTGCGAAAGGTGTTGAGCCAATGTCTTGCACAGCCAGTTTCAATGAATGGGGTGCTAAAACGTTCTCAATCAAAGCTGCTGCTTTTGTCACTCCGCAGTGAATTCTGGAAGCTATCTTGGAGTCAGGGAAAATGGAGGGGTACAGTTTATTCCCGCAGTCTTGAGAACGGTAGCTGTGGTGGTGTTTAACGGCGTGATACGTTAAAAGCAATTCAGCTGTGCATATGTGTTGTTCTTCAGCATTATCAGTCTTTATGGAGACTTTATTGCTAGTGCTGGACCATACCTGTCCTTGTACTTTGATTCTGTGACCTTTTGTCTCCGCATGATGCTTAATAGCTTTTACAGAATCAAACTTAACCGTGAATTGAACATGGCAAATAGAACAATATCCTGAGTCTTCACTTGCCTTTGTGAGCCAGTTCCGATACTCTGGGAGTTGCAGCCACTCATCTTTAAACGCGCACAGCCTTCGACCCTTTTTCTTTTCGGGTTCCACCATTTCACCCTCACACTAGTCTGACTGCGGCGCAGTTTAGCCACCAGATAAGAGTGTCGAGTGTGTATGCCGGTTGCTCCCCGCTGCTTGTGGTAGCGCACTAAAAAAGTTATTCAAAGAGTCAATCACAGATTTTTTGACAGATCTAGTACAGTAATTACTGGTTTTATTTGTTGCAGGACACTAGAAGAAGATAGACAATTGTGGTAACTCACTTTTGGTGTCCGGTCAATACTTCTGACTAGAGACTGTACAGGTCCCCTTAAAACAGGACTTTTTATATATTATCCTCTATAATTTTCTGTTTTCAGTGCAGCTAAAGTTCCCACAGGTGTTTTGACCAGCTTGTGTAATATCCAATTCTGCAAGGACATCCCTGTCTATTTGCATCCGTTCAACTAGCACCCCCTGGGAAGAGCAGGAACTGCTGCAGCGAGCACACCAAACGGCACGATTCCAGAGTCACCATTTTCCATGTTTGGCAGAGTCTTATAGAGCCACGACAAAATGGTGTGAAAACTCTAAGTTAACAGTGTAATTTACATTTGATACCAGCTGCTCTCACGATTAACAAAACAAGACATTAACATCTTCATATTAACTGTGTTAGGCTATAGATATTCAGACCTGcgtgcaaaggcctatactttaagaatgtaggtgtattcttatcacttagctagttatagaggtataaaagaatcaaaatcactgtctgccggtgtaagggccttctctctcCGTGACAGTCCGAGGCCTgattcttaggctaaggccttcggctaagcagcagacgccagccataaactgggaagtgcatggtcacatcctcacattccaaactagtcacattgaaataaggtgctattgggctgttaggaatacaatcctgtcctgatattccatcacctccagaggaagggaagagcctagaagatgtaaaaggaaacttagtttgatagcatcctgtctggcaagaactcacttatcaatagctgggatgtgaaatcctcatttctgtgttgttctatcactgcaGTCTCCACGTCCCTATTGTCTGTCTGTATAagctctgtctgggtctgtgattgtttgtctgctgtataattaattttgttgggtgtaaaccaattaatgTGGTGGGATATTAGGCTtcagggataactcagtggtatgttacagtatgttaggattggctagctaaatttcagtaaaatgattggttaaggtctagctaagcagaactcaagttttactatatagtctgcagtcaatcaggaagggggggaatgggaacagggactgcgGGTGggagaattgggatcatgttttgctaaggggggaatgagaacagggaataggaacagggacacaggcaaggctctgtggcgtcagagctgggaagggggacactgaggaaggaaactggaatcatgcttgctggaagttcaccccaataaacatcgaattgtttgcgccttcagacttcgggtattgttgctctctgttcatgcgagaaggaccagggaagtgagaggggccCGGCAGCGATGAtggccaggagccctgggccctttaaatcggtGCTGGCCCGCGCTGAAGGGGAGTCTGGACCCTTCTGCTCGCGGCCCCGCCCCTCTGCTggtggccccaccccttctgcccatggccccgccccttccggttcAGATCTCTTCAGCTTCTAGTTTTATCTCCAGTGTTTCAACAAAAAGTGCAAGAGCTACCCCAGAATGGCCCTTCAGTCACCTAGGCGGATGCTGACTTGTGGTGTGTGCGCTTAAGGAGCCAGGCCCTGGTTCCACGTTATCTCTAGGTACCCCTGTAAAATGGTTTGCTTTCCTCAGGGCCGTGCTGAGGCATATGCGGAACAGCGCCGgcggccagccccaccccagctggccCTCCTGTGCATTCCTAGGGGGATGC harbors:
- the LOC120397091 gene encoding uncharacterized protein LOC120397091, giving the protein MVEPEKKKGRRLCAFKDEWLQLPEYRNWLTKASEDSGYCSICHVQFTVKFDSVKAIKHHAETKGHRIKVQGQVWSSTSNKVSIKTDNAEEQHICTAELLLTYHAVKHHHSYRSQDCGNKLYPSIFPDSKIASRIHCGVTKAAALIENVLAPHSLKLAVQDIGSTPFAIATDAANTGNTTLFPVAVRYFNKDKGICMSIIDFFEDAEETSEAIAKNLRSCLQNSSLIQNKIVAFGAVNFGENKSVFLHLKQMLDLPNLVPGYCSAHIVHNTAKHGLEMLSYDVEYFVIKVFSEFSSSAKNISELEEFCDFVETEYSEILHQLPKRFLTMFTAVDRLLKNWPALKSYFVNKGKEDVSCTIWAFLAEQEDRVSNDETITLPELYIYFVHNILSQFNNTIKVLERDYIQVTDLYATFNKLRREIQNRQEKGFYGYKVTQFLKKLPINKQNKFVGDAQQAYTRMLQYLEKWFDFSENSFYKLCAPLNLDEPLQLDKLCALSTNLNIQVDIDELFTEMCILNDVLPILKSSINDAESTRCQQQQECHHQINVSEVWVELFKCCEAPNLLRIVQHVFAVPPGNAFVEHIFSVMKNLWADERNRLHMDMVKAELFVHFNYKMTCAEFAGFLQTGAAKELVAAATNDQKFQLPLTPPCLG